The DNA window GCGCGCTCAGCGCCGCCGCCGTGGGTCTCAAGTGCTTCTCCCTGGGCTCGGAGCTCCGCGGGGAGCCGTTCCGGCTCGGGGCGGCCGCCGGAGCCTTCTACTCCGGGCTGCTGCTGGCCGCCGGCCTCTCGCTCCTCGGCGCCGCCCTTCTGTGCTGCGGACCCCGGGAGGCGCCCCTCGCTGGGCCCCCAGGGCCGGAACCCGGCCCCGGGCTCGGGGCGCCCGCAGCTCCCGCGGGCGCTCCAGAGGCCTCGCCGGGCgaggcggggccggcggccgggCCCCCGGGGCCGGTCAACAGTCAGAACCTGCTGCTGCTGGGCGTCCTGGTCTTCATGCTCGGGGTCCTCAGCGCCTTCGCGGGCGCGGTGATCGACGGCGACACCGTGTCCCTGGTGGAACGCAAGTACTCCCACTACTGCCTGCCGTCGCGCACGCCGGCggcggcccccggcccggccccgggcgccgcggcccccggccccggcccggccccgggcgcGCCGCGCTCCCGCAGCGCCCTGGACAGCGCCACGTCTGCCAAGTGCCGCCAGCTGAAGGACTACCAGCGCGGCCTGGTGCTCTCCACCGTCTTCAACTCGCTCGAGTGCCTGCTGGGCCTGCTCAGCCTTCTGCTGGTCAAGAACTACAAGTCGTCCCAGGCCCGGCGCGGCCGGCGCGGCCGGCGGAGGGCAGGACGCGCCCTGGCGCGTTCCCGAGGCGGCCCCGGGCTCCGCGTGCAGCCGCCGGCCTcccgggcgcggcggggccggcggggccggcggggccggcGCCTGCAGCCGCGGCCGAGCGAGGCCTCCATTCTGTCCCCGGAGGAGTCCGACTTCTCCGCCCCAGGGGACTGCGCGGGCTTCGCCCCGCTCCACGCCGTGTCCTACATCAACGTGGGCGTCTTCCACGCGTTCGACGAGGCGGGAGTGGAGGTGTGCTGCGGAGGGCATCCGTCGGTGGAACTGCCGGGGTACGCGCCCTCGGACCCGGATCTCAACGCCTCCTACCCGTACTGCTGCCGGCCGCCGCCGTGTGAGGCAGCGGCGCGCCCCTGGGAGCCGAGCCGGGCCTGCTGAGCCGGGCGCGGCCCCCGCAGGACCCCCAGcggcgggcccggcccggcccggcccggccttgcGGGGCTGGAGCCGCCACCGGGCTTGACGTTCTCTGGCCTGTCCCCCTGAGGGCTCAGTGACCACAAGACAGCCCTCCGGTGTTCTCCTTTCTGTGTCGGGCggtttctcttctctgtgttgtTCGTATCCGGAACCCATTTAAAGTTTACAATAAATGTGTGGGGTGGGCTCGCCGACCGCAGTGCTCCTTGGCAAGTCCGCTCCCCGGGCTGCGCTCAGGGGGCGGATATCACTCGCGGACCTCCGCCGAGGGGacagagacagcagccaggaTCTTAGGAATGGAGGAAATGAAAACCACCCAACAGCAACACTTTGTACACGGATGTGCCTGCTTCTGTCCACACTTTCTTACTGTAAAGCTCAACATAAACAGTGAAAAATGTTTGGTAAATTTATTGCAATTTGACATTGGTGAGTTCCTTTATTAAATTAATTGCTATGTTATTGGAGAACGTTCATCCACTTGGGATTAGCGTATGTCTACACCAAATCAGCATGGGGGAAATGGCTGAACTGGGTCGGACAGATGTTGAGTTTGAACAGCTGTGTTCTGCTTCGCTGATCAACTaagtccagcctttctttgagttAGCTTCCTGTTTGTGCAGATACTGATATTGGCCCCTGCATTTCTGTTTCTGGAAACTGGCTGTGTGGTTTCTACTGCAAAGCAGTagactttattatatatatatatatatatatatatatatatatatatatatatatatatgaacaatcGAATCCTATTTTGGAAAATCACACTCATAGTTTTTCTGCAAAGATAATTTTCCTGTTAACTCATTGATCTAGTAATTTTTACTCATAGCATTTCATTT is part of the Perognathus longimembris pacificus isolate PPM17 chromosome 16, ASM2315922v1, whole genome shotgun sequence genome and encodes:
- the Tmem271 gene encoding transmembrane protein 271, whose protein sequence is MKWSVRGACAALASCLLLACALSAAAVGLKCFSLGSELRGEPFRLGAAAGAFYSGLLLAAGLSLLGAALLCCGPREAPLAGPPGPEPGPGLGAPAAPAGAPEASPGEAGPAAGPPGPVNSQNLLLLGVLVFMLGVLSAFAGAVIDGDTVSLVERKYSHYCLPSRTPAAAPGPAPGAAAPGPGPAPGAPRSRSALDSATSAKCRQLKDYQRGLVLSTVFNSLECLLGLLSLLLVKNYKSSQARRGRRGRRRAGRALARSRGGPGLRVQPPASRARRGRRGRRGRRLQPRPSEASILSPEESDFSAPGDCAGFAPLHAVSYINVGVFHAFDEAGVEVCCGGHPSVELPGYAPSDPDLNASYPYCCRPPPCEAAARPWEPSRAC